In one window of Coralliovum pocilloporae DNA:
- the gltB gene encoding glutamate synthase large subunit has protein sequence MTHDLMDVDQMATNGTELCTAKASTPAKPAFSGNPGRQGLYDPRNEHDACGVGFIAHMKGRKSNAIVQNGLEIVRNLTHRGAVGADPLMGDGAGMLLQIPHTFFTAVCPDDGITLPDDGAYGVGYIFMPQDDALRAHCEALVETVIAEEGQSLLGWRTVPTDNSSLSDTVRDTEPVHRQVFIGKGDESQSQDDFERALYILRKVISNRIFSETEGRDNGFYIVSLSTRTIIYKGMFLSSQLGPYFPDLADERFESALALVHQRFSTNTFPSWKLAHPFRMTAHNGEINTLRGNVNWMAARQASVSSELYGDNISKLWPISYEGQSDTACFDNALEFLVQGGYSLAHAAMMLIPEAWAGNPLMDEKRRAFYAYHAAIMEPWDGPAAVAFTDGRQIGATLDRNGLRPARYIVTDDDCVIMASEAGVLPIAEKNIVRKWRLQPGKMLLIDLEKGGIISDEEIKKELSEANPYEDWLKGTQLVLEDLPPAFSASPRTNVPLLDRQQAFGYTQEDIKLLMTPMATTGQEAVGSMGTDTPISALSNKSKLLYTYFKQNFAQVTNPPIDPIREELVMSLVSFIGPRPNLFGLEPLSHHKRLEVRQPILTNEDLEKIRVIGDFADNQFVTKTLDITFGTHRGKTGLRAAIDTLCERAEKAVHDGYNIIILSDRLLTADRIPIPALLATAAVHRHLIRKGLRTSVGLVVETGEAREVHHFAVLAGYGAEAINPYLAFDSLADVHRQGLFPEEVSQDEVVERYIKAIDKGLLKVMSKMGISTYQSYCGAQIFDAVGLSSELVDEFFFGTATTIEGIGLEEISEETFRRHGEAFGDSPVLRNSLDIGGEYGLRMRGEAHAWSPDAIAILQQAVRGKGQDAYDQFAEIVNTQSEELYTIRSLFGIKSADDIGQVPVPLDEVEPASDIVKRFSTGAMSFGSISREAHSTLAIAMNRIGGKSNTGEGGEEPERYKPWPDGTANPQRSAIKQVASGRFGVTTEYLVNADAIQIKVAQGAKPGEGGQLPGHKVDAVIAKVRHSTPGVGLISPPPHHDIYSIEDLAQLIFDLKNVNPAADISVKLVSEVGVGTVAAGVAKGRADHITVSGYDGGTGASPLTSIKHAGSPWEMGLAETHQTLVLNGLRSRIALQVDGGLKTGRDVLVGALLGADEFGFATAPLIAAGCLMMRKCHLNTCPVGIATQDPVLRKRFKGTPEHVINYFFFVAEELRQLLADLGFRSLDEVIGRSDILDQSALIEHWKAKGLDFTNVFYKPEAGPDDIRHTMGQNHPIDDILDRKLIEDAKPALDNRRPVVIEHNIQNTDRSAGTMLSGELAKRYGQRGLQDDTIAIKLRGTAGQSFGAFLAKGITLELEGDANDYVGKGLSGGQIIVYPDRESPIVAAESIIVGNTLLYGATEGEAYFRGVAGERFAVRNSGATAIVEGVGDHGCEYMTGGVVVVLGQTGRNFAAGMSGGVAYVLDEDDTFKQRCNLAMVDIEPVVEEDDLLEKLHHHGGDLEHKGRVDLSSDMTRFDDERLRQLISKHLRLTRSVKAAEILDNWDEYRPKFVKVMPVEYRRALEEMQSARHGVAAE, from the coding sequence ATGACACATGATTTGATGGATGTGGACCAGATGGCAACGAATGGCACAGAGCTGTGCACGGCCAAAGCGTCAACACCCGCCAAACCTGCCTTTTCCGGCAATCCCGGACGGCAGGGCCTCTATGATCCGCGCAATGAGCATGACGCCTGTGGTGTGGGCTTCATCGCCCATATGAAAGGCAGGAAGTCCAATGCCATCGTGCAGAACGGCCTCGAGATTGTTCGCAATCTGACTCATCGCGGCGCGGTTGGAGCAGATCCCCTGATGGGTGATGGCGCAGGTATGCTGCTGCAGATTCCCCACACGTTCTTTACTGCTGTCTGCCCGGATGATGGCATAACCCTGCCAGATGATGGCGCTTACGGCGTGGGCTATATCTTCATGCCGCAGGATGATGCGCTTCGTGCCCACTGCGAGGCGCTCGTGGAAACAGTCATCGCGGAAGAGGGCCAGTCCCTTCTTGGCTGGCGTACAGTACCCACCGACAATTCCTCTCTATCAGATACCGTACGGGATACGGAACCGGTCCATCGTCAGGTCTTTATTGGCAAGGGAGATGAAAGCCAGAGCCAGGATGACTTTGAACGGGCGCTTTACATTCTGCGCAAGGTCATCTCGAACCGGATTTTCTCGGAAACCGAGGGTCGCGACAACGGGTTCTACATTGTGTCCCTGTCGACGCGGACAATCATCTACAAGGGCATGTTCCTGTCATCCCAGCTCGGGCCATACTTCCCCGATCTGGCAGATGAGCGTTTCGAATCAGCTCTGGCGCTTGTGCATCAGCGTTTTTCCACCAACACGTTCCCGAGCTGGAAGCTGGCCCATCCCTTCCGGATGACAGCCCATAATGGCGAAATCAACACCCTGCGCGGCAATGTCAACTGGATGGCAGCCCGACAGGCCAGTGTCTCCTCGGAGCTCTACGGCGACAACATCTCCAAGCTCTGGCCGATTTCCTATGAGGGCCAGTCGGATACAGCCTGTTTCGACAATGCGCTCGAATTCCTGGTTCAGGGTGGGTATTCCCTCGCACACGCTGCCATGATGCTGATCCCGGAGGCCTGGGCCGGTAATCCGCTGATGGATGAAAAGCGACGGGCATTCTATGCCTATCACGCTGCGATCATGGAACCGTGGGACGGCCCGGCAGCCGTTGCTTTCACCGATGGCCGCCAGATCGGCGCAACGCTGGACAGAAACGGCCTGCGCCCTGCCCGCTATATCGTGACCGATGATGATTGCGTCATCATGGCGTCAGAGGCTGGCGTTCTGCCGATTGCAGAGAAAAACATCGTCCGCAAATGGCGCCTGCAGCCTGGCAAGATGCTGCTGATTGATCTGGAAAAGGGCGGCATCATTTCTGATGAGGAAATCAAGAAAGAGCTGTCAGAAGCCAACCCTTATGAGGACTGGCTGAAAGGCACTCAGCTTGTTCTTGAAGACCTGCCCCCGGCCTTTTCTGCATCTCCAAGGACCAATGTACCGCTGCTCGACCGCCAGCAGGCCTTTGGTTATACGCAGGAAGACATCAAGCTTCTGATGACACCGATGGCGACAACCGGTCAGGAAGCCGTCGGGTCCATGGGCACAGACACGCCCATTTCAGCACTCTCCAACAAGTCCAAGCTGCTTTATACCTATTTCAAGCAGAACTTTGCACAGGTGACCAATCCGCCGATTGATCCTATCCGCGAAGAACTGGTGATGAGCCTGGTTTCTTTTATCGGTCCACGGCCGAACCTGTTCGGGCTCGAACCGCTGTCCCATCACAAGCGGCTGGAAGTGCGGCAGCCGATCCTGACCAATGAGGATCTGGAGAAAATCCGGGTGATCGGTGATTTTGCCGATAACCAGTTCGTCACCAAGACACTGGACATTACCTTTGGCACCCATCGCGGCAAGACGGGTCTGAGAGCTGCAATCGACACCTTGTGCGAGCGTGCCGAAAAGGCTGTCCATGATGGATACAACATCATCATCCTGTCCGACCGCCTGCTGACTGCGGACCGCATTCCCATTCCTGCGCTTCTTGCAACAGCCGCTGTGCATCGTCATCTGATCCGCAAGGGCCTTCGGACCTCTGTCGGTCTGGTGGTTGAAACCGGTGAAGCCCGTGAGGTGCATCACTTCGCTGTGCTTGCAGGTTATGGAGCAGAAGCCATCAATCCTTACCTCGCCTTTGACAGTCTGGCAGATGTCCACAGGCAGGGCCTGTTCCCTGAAGAGGTGTCTCAGGACGAGGTGGTCGAGCGCTATATCAAGGCGATCGACAAGGGGTTGCTCAAGGTCATGTCCAAAATGGGCATTTCGACCTATCAGTCCTATTGTGGTGCCCAGATTTTTGATGCGGTCGGTCTCTCAAGCGAGCTGGTTGACGAGTTCTTCTTCGGCACCGCCACAACGATTGAAGGCATCGGGCTTGAGGAAATCTCGGAAGAAACATTCCGCCGCCACGGGGAAGCCTTCGGCGACAGCCCTGTGCTGCGCAACAGTCTCGACATTGGCGGTGAATATGGCCTGCGCATGCGCGGCGAGGCGCATGCCTGGTCGCCGGATGCCATCGCCATCCTGCAGCAGGCCGTCCGCGGCAAGGGACAGGATGCCTACGACCAGTTCGCAGAAATTGTGAACACCCAGTCTGAAGAGCTCTACACGATCCGCAGTCTGTTCGGCATCAAGTCAGCCGATGATATCGGCCAGGTACCGGTGCCTCTGGATGAAGTGGAGCCTGCCTCCGATATCGTCAAGCGCTTCTCAACCGGTGCCATGTCGTTTGGGTCAATCAGCCGGGAAGCCCATTCCACCCTGGCCATTGCCATGAACCGGATCGGCGGCAAGTCAAACACCGGCGAAGGTGGCGAGGAGCCCGAGCGTTACAAACCCTGGCCGGACGGAACCGCCAATCCTCAGCGTTCTGCCATTAAACAGGTTGCCTCAGGTCGTTTCGGCGTGACCACCGAATATCTGGTCAATGCGGATGCCATCCAGATCAAGGTGGCGCAGGGCGCAAAACCGGGTGAAGGCGGGCAGCTGCCAGGCCACAAGGTGGATGCGGTCATTGCCAAGGTACGCCACTCAACACCAGGTGTCGGTCTGATTTCTCCACCGCCGCATCATGATATTTATTCGATCGAGGATCTGGCCCAGCTCATCTTTGACCTGAAGAACGTCAATCCGGCCGCTGATATTTCCGTCAAGCTGGTCTCGGAAGTGGGCGTTGGTACGGTTGCAGCCGGGGTTGCCAAGGGTCGGGCAGATCATATCACCGTCTCCGGTTATGATGGTGGCACCGGTGCCTCACCGCTGACCTCCATCAAGCATGCGGGCTCGCCATGGGAGATGGGTCTTGCGGAAACCCATCAGACTCTGGTGCTCAACGGCCTCAGATCCCGCATCGCCCTTCAGGTGGATGGTGGCCTGAAGACCGGGCGCGACGTGCTGGTTGGCGCCTTGCTCGGCGCTGATGAATTCGGCTTCGCCACCGCTCCGCTGATTGCAGCCGGTTGCCTGATGATGCGGAAATGTCATCTCAACACCTGCCCGGTCGGCATTGCGACCCAGGACCCGGTCCTCCGCAAGCGCTTCAAGGGTACGCCGGAGCATGTCATCAACTACTTCTTCTTTGTCGCAGAAGAATTGCGTCAGCTTCTCGCTGATCTCGGGTTCCGATCCCTTGATGAAGTTATCGGCCGGTCTGACATTCTCGACCAGTCCGCACTGATTGAACACTGGAAAGCCAAGGGCCTTGATTTCACTAATGTGTTCTACAAGCCAGAGGCCGGACCGGATGATATCCGCCACACAATGGGGCAGAACCATCCGATTGATGATATCCTGGACCGCAAGCTGATCGAAGATGCCAAACCGGCCTTGGATAATCGTCGTCCGGTGGTGATCGAGCACAACATCCAGAACACGGATCGCTCAGCCGGGACAATGTTGTCAGGCGAACTGGCCAAACGCTACGGCCAGCGCGGTCTGCAGGATGACACGATTGCCATCAAGCTGCGCGGCACGGCGGGGCAGAGCTTTGGTGCCTTTCTCGCCAAGGGTATCACCCTTGAGCTCGAAGGGGACGCCAACGACTATGTGGGCAAGGGCCTTTCCGGCGGGCAGATCATTGTCTACCCGGACAGAGAGTCTCCGATTGTGGCCGCTGAATCCATCATTGTCGGCAATACCCTGCTGTATGGAGCGACGGAAGGAGAAGCCTACTTCCGGGGTGTGGCAGGGGAACGCTTTGCCGTTCGCAATTCCGGTGCCACAGCCATTGTCGAAGGTGTTGGAGATCACGGCTGTGAATATATGACCGGCGGCGTTGTTGTTGTTCTCGGTCAGACCGGGCGTAACTTCGCGGCAGGCATGTCAGGTGGTGTAGCCTACGTGCTTGATGAAGACGACACGTTCAAGCAACGCTGCAATCTGGCGATGGTCGATATCGAGCCTGTGGTTGAGGAAGACGACCTGCTTGAGAAGCTTCATCACCATGGTGGTGATCTCGAGCATAAGGGCCGGGTTGATCTCTCATCCGACATGACCCGGTTTGACGATGAGCGTCTGCGCCAGCTGATCTCGAAACATCTGCGCCTGACCCGCTCGGTCAAGGCCGCCGAGATTCTCGATAACTGGGACGAATACAGGCCCAAATTCGTCAAGGTCATGCCTGTTGAATATCGCCGCGCGCTTGAAGAAATGCAGAGCGCCCGCCACGGCGTCGCAGCAGAATAA
- a CDS encoding threonine aldolase family protein, which translates to MYFASDNWTGASDPVAAAVAGIDRSVPAAAYGTDDLTAEAIAALGARFETDIECAFVATGTAANILSAAVMARPGGLYLTHRGAHVAVDELGGAEALAPGFRTYRLDGPNGKITEQALRHALDELPDGNRFGRPVALSLTQATELGTVYSVEEVSTLAAIAHEAGMLVHMDGARFANAVAAQGCSPAELTWRAGVDLMSFGATKNGCWCAEAMISFRPDLFRDLQIFRIRTGQVLSKSRFVATQLLAYLKDDHWLDLAGHANSMAARLADGLAESNLVSLDWRPDGNEVFVTMSDELVASLTERGAVFHTWPVGDLMPDEKPARGFSLARFVTSFATTNEDVDGLLSLIAESETSMQKAG; encoded by the coding sequence ATGTATTTTGCGAGTGATAACTGGACCGGAGCATCTGATCCGGTAGCAGCAGCTGTGGCCGGAATTGACCGGTCGGTACCGGCAGCAGCCTATGGCACGGATGACCTGACAGCCGAAGCAATAGCAGCGCTGGGTGCCCGGTTCGAGACGGATATCGAATGCGCCTTTGTGGCAACGGGTACGGCAGCCAATATTCTGTCAGCCGCAGTTATGGCACGACCCGGTGGTTTGTATCTGACGCATCGTGGTGCCCATGTGGCCGTTGATGAACTGGGTGGCGCAGAGGCTCTTGCCCCGGGATTCCGCACCTATCGCCTGGATGGGCCGAACGGCAAGATTACCGAGCAGGCCTTGCGCCATGCGCTGGATGAATTGCCGGATGGCAACCGGTTTGGCCGCCCGGTTGCGCTCAGTCTCACCCAGGCAACAGAGTTGGGCACGGTCTATTCTGTTGAAGAAGTCAGCACGCTTGCAGCGATTGCCCATGAGGCAGGAATGCTGGTACATATGGATGGAGCGCGTTTTGCCAATGCCGTCGCAGCTCAGGGCTGCTCGCCTGCGGAACTGACCTGGCGGGCCGGTGTTGATCTCATGTCATTCGGTGCGACCAAAAATGGGTGTTGGTGTGCGGAGGCCATGATCAGTTTCAGGCCAGACCTGTTCAGGGACTTGCAGATCTTCCGAATCAGGACCGGCCAGGTTCTGTCAAAGAGCCGTTTTGTTGCTACTCAGCTTCTGGCCTATCTCAAGGATGATCATTGGCTGGATCTTGCGGGACATGCGAACAGCATGGCGGCACGTCTGGCGGATGGATTGGCCGAGAGCAATCTGGTGTCTCTTGACTGGCGACCGGATGGCAACGAAGTTTTCGTTACCATGTCTGATGAGCTGGTCGCGTCATTGACCGAGCGGGGGGCTGTTTTTCACACATGGCCTGTCGGTGATCTGATGCCGGATGAAAAGCCGGCCAGAGGCTTTTCCCTGGCCCGGTTCGTGACCAGCTTTGCCACCACGAATGAGGACGTGGACGGCCTTCTGTCCCTTATTGCCGAGAGCGAAACAAGCATGCAAAAGGCCGGGTAA
- a CDS encoding Hsp20 family protein: MRHFDFSPLYRSTVGFDRLFSMMDQIADKDTAQSYPPYNIERTGEASYRITMAVAGFSSDDLGIESHQNTLTIKGSKADEDGEGRTYLHRGIASRAFERRFQLADHVEVRAASMENGLLHLDLVREVPEALKPRSIPIASQQGKGTPQIEA; this comes from the coding sequence ATGCGTCATTTTGATTTCAGCCCGCTTTACCGTTCAACCGTCGGCTTCGATCGCCTCTTTTCCATGATGGACCAGATCGCCGACAAGGATACGGCCCAGAGCTATCCACCCTATAATATTGAACGGACCGGCGAGGCTTCGTACCGGATCACCATGGCAGTGGCCGGTTTCAGTTCAGATGATCTGGGTATTGAATCCCATCAGAACACGTTGACCATCAAAGGCAGCAAGGCGGATGAAGACGGTGAAGGCCGGACCTATCTCCACCGGGGTATCGCGTCGCGCGCCTTTGAACGGCGCTTCCAGCTTGCCGATCATGTGGAGGTCAGAGCTGCCAGCATGGAGAACGGGCTTCTGCACCTGGATCTTGTCCGCGAAGTGCCCGAAGCCCTGAAGCCACGCTCTATCCCGATTGCATCTCAACAGGGCAAGGGCACGCCTCAGATCGAAGCCTGA
- a CDS encoding alpha/beta hydrolase, whose product MTLIETDTNPIPEGVTSGFVETTDGYSIRYARWPARGTGARGTVCLMQGRAEFIEKYFETVESFRDRGYAVITFDWRGQGGSQRILKNPRKGYVDDISDYHRDLDAVMQNVILPDCPPPLYAVAHSTGGLALLTVLRKRPNWFERVILSAPLLQVYSRPFRPWISTPLRFLNPLVAPFRALAKAVTSPATMARVAAFLTYFGFGEFYVPGGSGRGMEEGAFDGRILTSDTERLQRMIDVLRKDRSLGLGSPTIAWLYAVLRAMRLPPDPDFHIPIHVPILMIGAGRDRVVSARAIERLAVVMRSASYVEIPGSAHEIMMERDLYREQFFALFDAFVTNAETGFDEGKTIGF is encoded by the coding sequence ATGACGCTTATTGAAACGGACACCAATCCGATCCCGGAGGGCGTGACAAGCGGCTTCGTCGAGACAACGGACGGTTATTCCATACGGTATGCCCGCTGGCCCGCACGCGGCACTGGAGCCAGGGGAACTGTCTGTCTGATGCAGGGGCGGGCGGAATTCATTGAGAAATATTTCGAGACAGTCGAGAGTTTTCGGGATCGCGGATATGCGGTCATCACCTTTGACTGGCGCGGTCAGGGTGGTTCTCAGCGCATTCTGAAAAATCCGCGCAAAGGGTATGTGGACGACATTTCCGACTATCATCGTGACCTTGATGCGGTGATGCAGAATGTCATTCTGCCGGATTGCCCGCCGCCCCTCTATGCTGTTGCGCATTCAACCGGCGGGCTGGCTTTGCTGACTGTGCTCAGAAAGCGGCCAAACTGGTTCGAAAGAGTGATTCTCTCTGCCCCTCTGCTTCAGGTCTACAGCCGGCCATTCCGTCCCTGGATTTCCACTCCCTTGCGTTTTCTCAACCCGCTTGTGGCGCCATTCCGGGCTCTGGCAAAAGCTGTGACATCCCCTGCGACAATGGCGCGGGTTGCAGCTTTTCTGACCTATTTCGGGTTCGGGGAGTTCTATGTTCCCGGCGGCAGTGGGCGCGGCATGGAAGAAGGCGCCTTTGACGGCAGGATCTTGACGTCTGATACGGAACGCCTTCAGCGGATGATCGATGTGTTGCGCAAGGACAGGTCTCTGGGTCTCGGGTCGCCGACCATTGCCTGGCTTTATGCCGTGCTGAGGGCCATGCGTCTGCCGCCAGATCCGGATTTTCACATCCCGATTCACGTGCCCATACTGATGATCGGAGCCGGCCGGGATCGGGTCGTCTCCGCACGGGCCATCGAACGACTTGCTGTTGTCATGCGATCGGCCAGTTATGTGGAGATCCCCGGATCCGCCCATGAAATCATGATGGAGCGTGATCTCTATCGGGAGCAGTTCTTCGCCTTGTTCGATGCCTTTGTCACCAATGCCGAGACTGGCTTTGATGAAGGCAAAACAATCGGGTTTTAA
- the hisN gene encoding histidinol-phosphatase → MAADPVSQDSFALFHQLADTAWDAIRPSFRQVLAIDNKDSGGFDPVTEADRAAEQAMRALIQDIHPDHGIIGEEFGRSNTDAATQWVLDPIDGTRAFISGVPVWGTLIGRYENGRAASGMMSQGFTGERFFGDRSSAWYKGPDGARQLSTRSCSSLDQAALFCTSTDMFTPAEKATFEAVAQQARMTRFGTDCYAYAMLASGHVDLVIEADLKAYDIAALIPIIEGAGGIVTTWTGDAPENGGRIVAAGDPALHAAVLPLLTLAED, encoded by the coding sequence ATGGCTGCCGATCCGGTCTCCCAAGACAGTTTTGCCCTTTTCCACCAGCTTGCCGATACAGCCTGGGATGCAATCAGGCCCAGCTTTCGCCAGGTGCTGGCCATCGACAACAAGGACAGCGGTGGTTTTGACCCTGTGACAGAAGCGGACCGGGCAGCCGAGCAGGCCATGCGGGCGCTGATCCAGGATATCCATCCCGACCATGGCATCATCGGTGAGGAATTCGGCCGCAGCAATACAGATGCTGCAACCCAGTGGGTGCTGGACCCGATTGACGGAACAAGAGCCTTCATCAGCGGTGTTCCGGTCTGGGGGACATTGATCGGACGCTATGAGAATGGACGGGCTGCATCAGGCATGATGAGCCAGGGCTTTACCGGCGAACGGTTTTTCGGTGACCGGTCATCAGCCTGGTATAAAGGACCGGATGGGGCGCGGCAGCTTTCAACCCGATCCTGCTCGTCTCTGGATCAGGCCGCCCTCTTCTGCACGTCAACCGATATGTTCACCCCTGCCGAGAAGGCTACCTTCGAGGCGGTTGCGCAGCAAGCACGCATGACACGGTTCGGCACCGACTGCTATGCCTATGCCATGCTGGCATCAGGACATGTGGATCTGGTCATTGAGGCTGACCTCAAGGCCTATGACATTGCAGCTCTTATTCCAATCATCGAAGGGGCTGGCGGCATTGTCACCACATGGACCGGGGATGCTCCGGAAAACGGTGGGCGCATTGTAGCGGCAGGAGATCCTGCTCTTCATGCAGCAGTACTCCCCTTGCTCACGCTGGCTGAAGACTGA
- a CDS encoding N-formylglutamate amidohydrolase produces the protein MANPIPLTPVPAFSLSEPGEQTNPVIFGSPHSGTHYPDTFIEQSRLDPMTLRSSEDAHVNHLFRHVTEQGSPLISARFPRAYVDLNREPYELDPRMFSDPLPPYVNKRSPRVASGLGTIPRIVSDRCEIYRRPLSFSDAQHRIETIYRPYHDRLRVLMTDTFARFGIAVLIDCHSMPSKIRGEPMQGRPDIIIGNRFGRSCASLLTEVALESLADLGYKTTLNKPYAGGFITEHYGKPAAGLHALQLEINRALYMDEQTLELHSGADKLARDLEILTADIITESALLERRISMAAE, from the coding sequence ATGGCTAATCCAATTCCCCTGACACCGGTTCCTGCCTTTTCCCTATCGGAGCCAGGCGAGCAGACCAATCCGGTTATTTTCGGCTCCCCGCACAGCGGCACACATTATCCCGACACATTTATTGAGCAATCGCGCCTTGATCCGATGACCCTGCGAAGCTCGGAAGATGCGCATGTTAACCACCTGTTTCGCCATGTGACAGAGCAGGGTTCCCCTCTCATCAGCGCCCGGTTTCCACGTGCTTATGTGGACCTGAACAGAGAGCCTTATGAGCTTGACCCACGCATGTTCTCAGACCCTCTGCCGCCCTATGTCAACAAGCGGTCTCCACGGGTCGCGAGCGGGCTTGGCACCATTCCACGCATCGTGTCGGATCGGTGCGAGATTTACCGGCGCCCCCTGTCATTTTCAGATGCCCAGCACCGGATCGAGACCATCTATCGTCCTTATCATGACCGGCTCCGGGTTCTGATGACCGATACTTTCGCCCGGTTCGGCATTGCAGTCCTGATTGACTGCCATTCCATGCCTTCGAAAATCCGCGGCGAACCCATGCAGGGACGGCCTGACATCATTATCGGCAACCGGTTCGGGCGGAGCTGTGCGTCCCTTTTGACCGAGGTCGCTCTCGAAAGCCTCGCAGACCTAGGCTACAAAACAACACTCAACAAGCCCTATGCCGGTGGTTTCATCACCGAACATTACGGCAAACCGGCCGCCGGTCTTCACGCGTTGCAGCTTGAGATCAATCGCGCACTCTATATGGATGAACAGACCCTCGAGCTCCATTCCGGCGCAGACAAACTGGCTCGTGATCTTGAGATCCTGACGGCTGATATCATCACGGAATCGGCTTTGCTTGAACGCCGGATATCCATGGCCGCTGAGTAG
- the cpdR gene encoding cell cycle two-component system response regulator CpdR, protein MTTRILLAEDDNDMRRFLAKALQNAGYDVVSFDNGRSAYDRFREEPFTMLLTDIVMPEMDGIELARRATELDPDLKVMFITGFAAVALNPDSNAPKDAKVLSKPFHLRELVQEVDRLLAA, encoded by the coding sequence ATGACAACACGCATCCTGCTTGCGGAAGATGACAACGATATGCGGCGCTTTCTGGCGAAGGCTCTGCAGAATGCCGGTTATGACGTTGTGTCTTTTGACAATGGTCGCAGTGCCTATGACCGCTTCCGTGAAGAGCCCTTCACCATGCTGCTGACCGATATTGTCATGCCGGAAATGGATGGCATTGAGCTGGCGCGCCGGGCCACCGAGCTTGATCCGGATCTGAAGGTGATGTTCATCACAGGATTTGCCGCTGTTGCCCTTAATCCGGATTCCAACGCACCCAAGGATGCCAAGGTTCTGTCCAAGCCGTTCCACCTGCGTGAACTGGTGCAGGAAGTGGACCGCCTGCTGGCAGCCTGA
- the napE gene encoding periplasmic nitrate reductase, NapE protein, giving the protein MAHVQSTQDNELEEGRQKKERRAFLFLAVVLAPLISVILVGGYGFLIWMSQLLFGPPTV; this is encoded by the coding sequence ATGGCACACGTTCAAAGCACTCAAGACAACGAGCTTGAAGAAGGCCGTCAGAAAAAAGAGCGACGGGCTTTTCTGTTCCTCGCTGTTGTTCTGGCACCTCTGATCAGCGTCATTCTTGTGGGAGGCTACGGCTTCCTCATCTGGATGTCACAATTGCTGTTTGGCCCCCCGACTGTGTGA
- the napF gene encoding ferredoxin-type protein NapF produces MAGISRRALLRRSFRADADSPLRPPWATEQRIASDCTACGRCIEQCPEGILFSEGGRPYVKTGISECTFCGRCAEACAEAVFDLNEAPWSLTAQIGDSCFLKTSVDCRLCTDACEPRALRFDLRVRPVGAVQVTEQDCTGCGACLVSCPTNAITLTDRMEGQQNA; encoded by the coding sequence ATGGCCGGGATTTCACGCCGGGCGCTTTTGCGCCGGAGCTTTCGCGCAGATGCAGACAGTCCGCTTCGCCCGCCCTGGGCAACGGAACAGCGGATTGCATCCGACTGCACGGCTTGTGGCCGATGCATAGAACAATGCCCTGAAGGCATTCTGTTCTCGGAAGGCGGCAGGCCATACGTCAAGACAGGCATCAGTGAATGCACGTTCTGCGGCCGGTGTGCCGAAGCCTGTGCCGAAGCGGTCTTCGATCTCAACGAAGCACCCTGGTCGCTCACCGCGCAGATTGGTGACAGCTGCTTCCTCAAAACCTCTGTGGATTGCCGCCTGTGCACGGATGCCTGCGAGCCGCGCGCTCTCCGGTTTGACCTGCGGGTCCGTCCGGTTGGTGCGGTTCAGGTGACCGAACAAGACTGCACCGGTTGCGGAGCCTGCCTCGTGTCCTGCCCGACGAATGCCATCACACTTACCGATAGAATGGAAGGTCAACAGAATGCGTAA
- a CDS encoding chaperone NapD: MRNATQIETHDQDAWHISSLLVTVKPENVDQVSGQVAALTGAEVARQPVPSKLIVTLEAHSEAEIAEGLNAIQKLDGVVAASLIFHQSDTTNLDEILPDTGPDGHNEEIRS, translated from the coding sequence ATGCGTAATGCGACGCAGATCGAGACCCATGATCAGGACGCCTGGCATATTTCCAGCCTGCTTGTCACTGTAAAACCTGAGAATGTGGATCAGGTGAGCGGGCAGGTTGCCGCTCTCACAGGAGCGGAGGTTGCCCGGCAGCCGGTGCCCTCCAAGCTGATCGTCACACTCGAAGCCCATAGCGAGGCGGAGATCGCCGAAGGCCTGAACGCTATCCAGAAACTGGATGGTGTCGTCGCAGCCTCCCTGATCTTCCACCAATCAGACACCACCAATCTCGATGAAATACTGCCCGACACGGGACCCGACGGGCACAATGAGGAGATTCGCTCATGA